The Corallococcus exiguus genome has a window encoding:
- a CDS encoding AHH domain-containing protein, producing MTIQFGFIDQSDGANLRTLPAEMKGSTCLTPAPLPPGTRVSVIRDHAQAPGWSYVSTVVGGYLLQGYLQTLRITTQLPEPAATLYQVRPGDRLEPIAARIYRQAIQPGRDLRFYENVIHHVNVKSGRKGVQRIDGDVRLVAGERIWLVSIAFANQLQGIVSSGSITHEAMAKARKAALHLEDVITSVRQADQYFGEVTGQYGKAILDNWLEISAMVVGFIAAEALSTFLAATPTGVGQLAAALIQLGLAAFGAHGLIEAGGEALKHAQLWLTQAWEANGSPEKLKEASKSFLRMLVSIAMAALALMGVKTNAGRGLKLMTSVKIIPPRIYMMAVAGPGGAYAGVPVFQPGSITAAPAIPLPFNPWAAGTPLLSKAVKDGGSSTPDPEPTLTERMLSDAELEKLLEKLPNWDKLKDFVGRRIPQEGTPEFSAFKQELQAAGYRLEKLSSDTQPYRLRRPDGKSLGEEYGALTVTQDGLVVLKAGKGTLRLSVFTRYRRNYLDWVEKTQGPAARAAAEVRLSAGHPMHHLIPDEIAQTHPLIRTAMERLKGYTIDRGSNILDMHSGLNVEGKLIHSGSHPRYSKFVETRLDDALRKLRTKGPSSSWTPKVIEEAILKIENELRQAIQSGSLKEPVIKMIQEQRGGRVLTGKKLALLELSSHEESHTT from the coding sequence ATGACGATTCAGTTCGGGTTCATCGACCAGAGTGATGGCGCCAACCTCCGGACGCTTCCCGCGGAGATGAAGGGCTCCACCTGCCTGACGCCAGCGCCCCTGCCTCCGGGCACGAGGGTGAGCGTCATCCGGGACCATGCCCAGGCGCCTGGCTGGTCCTACGTCTCCACCGTGGTGGGGGGATACCTGCTGCAAGGCTATCTGCAGACCTTGCGCATCACGACGCAGCTGCCGGAGCCCGCGGCGACGCTCTATCAAGTCCGCCCAGGGGACCGCCTGGAGCCCATCGCCGCACGCATCTACCGGCAGGCCATCCAGCCGGGGCGGGACCTGCGCTTCTACGAGAATGTCATTCATCACGTGAACGTGAAGAGTGGCCGCAAGGGGGTCCAGCGCATCGACGGTGACGTGCGGCTGGTCGCGGGCGAGCGCATCTGGCTGGTGAGCATCGCCTTCGCCAACCAGCTCCAGGGAATCGTGTCGAGCGGCTCCATCACCCACGAGGCGATGGCCAAGGCACGCAAGGCCGCCCTGCACCTGGAGGACGTCATCACCTCCGTGCGGCAAGCGGACCAGTACTTCGGTGAGGTCACGGGCCAGTACGGCAAGGCCATCCTGGACAACTGGCTGGAGATCTCCGCGATGGTGGTGGGCTTCATCGCCGCGGAGGCGCTGTCCACCTTCCTGGCGGCGACGCCCACCGGCGTAGGACAGCTCGCGGCGGCGCTCATCCAGCTGGGCCTGGCAGCGTTCGGGGCCCATGGACTCATCGAGGCCGGAGGAGAGGCCTTGAAGCACGCGCAGCTGTGGCTCACCCAGGCCTGGGAGGCCAACGGCTCCCCGGAGAAGCTCAAGGAGGCGAGCAAGTCCTTCCTCCGGATGCTGGTGAGCATCGCGATGGCGGCGCTGGCGCTGATGGGCGTGAAGACCAACGCGGGACGTGGGCTCAAGCTGATGACGTCCGTGAAGATCATCCCACCCCGCATCTACATGATGGCAGTGGCGGGTCCCGGCGGTGCCTACGCGGGCGTCCCCGTGTTCCAGCCGGGCTCCATCACCGCCGCCCCCGCCATCCCGCTCCCCTTCAATCCCTGGGCAGCCGGCACGCCGTTGCTGTCAAAGGCCGTCAAGGACGGTGGATCTTCCACGCCGGACCCCGAGCCCACCCTGACCGAGCGCATGCTCAGTGACGCCGAGTTGGAGAAGCTGCTGGAGAAGCTTCCCAACTGGGACAAGCTCAAGGACTTCGTCGGACGCCGCATCCCGCAGGAAGGAACGCCTGAGTTCAGCGCGTTCAAGCAGGAGCTCCAGGCCGCCGGATACCGCCTGGAGAAGTTGAGCTCGGACACCCAGCCCTACCGGCTGCGCCGTCCGGACGGAAAGTCCCTGGGAGAAGAGTACGGGGCGCTCACGGTGACCCAGGATGGACTGGTGGTGCTCAAGGCAGGCAAGGGCACGCTCCGCCTGAGCGTCTTCACCCGCTACCGCAGGAACTACCTGGACTGGGTGGAGAAGACCCAGGGCCCGGCGGCGCGGGCGGCGGCGGAAGTCCGGCTCTCCGCGGGCCATCCCATGCATCACCTCATTCCCGATGAGATCGCCCAGACCCACCCGTTGATCCGCACGGCCATGGAGCGGCTCAAGGGCTACACGATTGACCGGGGGTCGAACATCCTAGACATGCACTCCGGGCTCAACGTGGAAGGCAAGCTCATCCACTCGGGCAGCCATCCGCGCTACAGCAAGTTCGTGGAGACCCGGCTTGATGACGCCTTGAGGAAGCTGCGCACGAAGGGTCCGTCCTCCAGTTGGACACCCAAGGTCATCGAGGAGGCCATCCTCAAGATCGAGAACGAGCTTCGCCAGGCCATCCAATCCGGGAGCTTGAAAGAGCCGGTCATCAAGATGATCCAGGAGCAGCGCGGCGGTAGGGTGCTCACGGGGAAGAAGCTGGCCTTGCTGGAGTTGTCCTCCCACGAGGAGTCACACACCACATGA
- a CDS encoding alpha/beta hydrolase family protein, with protein MTSSRSVLLLACLFLAACSKPAPPTSVNIRKSFRTQLKEEPTQRAPAPTPPKELFELVRYPSPLGSNAAYVTPVREGAKRPAVVWIHGGMDFGIDGFAWAPSPRSNDQSARAFREAGLVLMLPSLRGSDDNPGAREYFLGEVDDVVAAIDFVAKRPDVDPARIYVAGHSTGGTVALMAAVLSPRLKGAYVFGPVHDVTEYAPYVPLLGQARGTELWLRNPVSYVEHLRVPTQVIEGSDHGNMDAFEPLRVAAKGAPLSFLAVPGATHFSVLAPVTELLAKRIMEAKADAPTVKLTDAEVRQAVAAEQE; from the coding sequence ATGACGTCCTCCCGCTCTGTCCTCCTGTTGGCCTGTCTGTTCCTCGCTGCGTGCTCCAAGCCCGCGCCGCCCACATCCGTGAACATTCGAAAGAGCTTCCGCACGCAGTTGAAGGAGGAGCCCACGCAGCGCGCTCCCGCGCCCACGCCGCCGAAGGAACTCTTCGAACTGGTGCGCTATCCCTCGCCGCTGGGCAGCAACGCGGCCTACGTCACGCCCGTGCGCGAGGGCGCGAAGCGGCCGGCGGTGGTGTGGATCCACGGTGGCATGGACTTCGGGATCGACGGCTTCGCGTGGGCGCCTTCGCCCCGGAGCAATGATCAGAGCGCGCGGGCGTTCCGTGAGGCGGGGCTGGTGTTGATGCTGCCGTCGCTGCGCGGGTCGGACGACAACCCGGGAGCGCGCGAGTACTTCCTGGGCGAGGTGGATGACGTGGTCGCCGCCATCGACTTCGTGGCGAAGCGCCCGGATGTGGACCCCGCGCGCATCTACGTGGCGGGGCACAGCACGGGCGGCACGGTGGCGTTGATGGCGGCGGTGCTGTCACCCCGGTTGAAGGGCGCCTACGTGTTCGGTCCGGTTCACGACGTGACCGAATATGCGCCCTATGTGCCATTGCTGGGACAGGCTCGAGGGACGGAGCTGTGGCTGCGAAATCCGGTGAGCTACGTGGAGCACCTGCGCGTGCCCACGCAGGTCATCGAGGGCTCGGACCACGGCAACATGGATGCGTTCGAACCGCTGCGCGTGGCGGCGAAGGGCGCACCGCTGTCGTTCCTGGCGGTGCCTGGGGCCACTCACTTCAGCGTGCTCGCGCCCGTGACGGAGCTGCTGGCGAAGCGGATCATGGAGGCCAAGGCGGACGCGCCCACGGTGAAGCTCACGGACGCGGAGGTCCGTCAGGCCGTGGCGGCTGAACAGGAATAG
- a CDS encoding O-acetylhomoserine aminocarboxypropyltransferase/cysteine synthase family protein: MSTPNNERPLHPDTLALHAGYSPDPTTGARAVPIYQTTSYRFRDADHAAALFGLKEFGNIYTRIMNPTTDVFEKRIAALEGGVGALAVASGQAAQTLGILNILKTGDEIVSGASLYGGTYNLFKVTLPRLGITTKFVDASNADAFRQAIGPKTKALYLESLGNPRLDVPDFDAIGAVAREAGLPLFVDNTALSPALFNPLRHGANIVLHSATKYIGGHGTSIGGVIVDGGNFPWENGKFPELTEPNPGYHGLRLREAFGPAAFILKARLEGLRDLGPALSPFNAHAFILGLETLRLRLERHSQNALAVAKWLQQHKKVEWVRYPGLEDDPSFLNAKKYLQGGFGGLVTFGVKGGLSAGRKVIDGVKLWSLLANIGDTRSLIIHPASTTHEQLTPAERASTGVTDDLVRLSVGIEHLDDIVADLDQALSAV, encoded by the coding sequence ATGAGCACGCCCAACAACGAACGCCCGCTGCACCCCGACACGCTCGCGCTGCACGCCGGCTATTCGCCCGACCCCACCACGGGCGCTCGCGCGGTGCCCATCTACCAGACGACGAGCTACCGCTTCCGCGACGCGGACCACGCCGCCGCGCTCTTCGGCCTCAAGGAGTTCGGCAACATCTACACGCGCATCATGAACCCCACGACGGACGTCTTCGAGAAGCGCATCGCCGCGCTCGAAGGTGGCGTGGGCGCGCTCGCGGTCGCGTCCGGGCAGGCCGCTCAGACGCTGGGCATCCTCAACATCCTCAAGACGGGGGATGAAATCGTCTCCGGCGCCAGCCTCTACGGCGGCACGTACAACCTCTTCAAGGTGACGCTCCCACGCCTGGGCATCACCACGAAGTTCGTGGACGCGAGCAACGCGGACGCGTTCCGCCAGGCCATTGGCCCGAAGACGAAGGCGCTCTACCTGGAGTCCCTGGGCAACCCGCGCCTGGACGTGCCGGACTTCGACGCCATTGGCGCCGTGGCACGCGAGGCGGGCCTGCCCCTCTTCGTGGACAACACCGCGCTGTCCCCCGCCCTCTTCAACCCGCTGCGCCACGGCGCGAACATCGTGCTGCACAGCGCGACGAAGTACATCGGCGGCCACGGCACCTCCATTGGCGGCGTCATCGTGGACGGCGGCAACTTCCCCTGGGAGAACGGCAAGTTCCCGGAGCTGACCGAGCCCAACCCCGGCTACCACGGACTGCGTCTGCGTGAGGCCTTCGGGCCCGCGGCCTTCATCCTCAAGGCCCGCCTGGAGGGCCTGCGCGACCTCGGACCCGCGCTCAGCCCCTTCAACGCGCACGCGTTCATCCTGGGCCTGGAGACGCTGCGGCTGCGGCTGGAGCGCCACTCGCAGAACGCGCTCGCGGTGGCGAAGTGGCTCCAGCAGCACAAGAAGGTGGAGTGGGTGCGCTACCCGGGCCTGGAGGACGACCCCTCGTTCCTCAACGCGAAGAAGTACCTCCAGGGCGGCTTCGGCGGGCTCGTCACCTTCGGCGTGAAGGGCGGGCTGTCCGCCGGGCGCAAGGTGATTGATGGCGTGAAGCTGTGGAGCCTGCTCGCGAACATCGGCGACACGCGCTCGCTCATCATCCACCCCGCGTCCACCACGCACGAACAGCTCACCCCGGCGGAGCGCGCCAGCACGGGCGTCACTGACGACCTGGTGCGCCTGTCCGTGGGCATCGAGCACCTGGACGACATCGTGGCCGATCTCGATCAGGCCCTGAGCGCGGTCTGA
- a CDS encoding alpha/beta fold hydrolase, which produces MRPVRPGQEIPPRAETPRVFDISLPDLPLEAGARVAPHLVRGWWWGPPEDLAWLQSRARVHSEEAAREGRLRVVRRTASELRDTATDARRTGPRRTPVPVPTVLLVHALTGDMNAGGEGGWWAPVIGPGRPLDPSRVRLLCFNNLGSCYGTSGPADEGFPQRTDDTRFGPAPVLTKGDLRLDERSLPATITPWDQARSILAALDALGVDEVALVTGGSLGGMVVLCLAALAPERFQRMVPIATAEAASAWVVGWNHVARQAVLLDPEYPESPRRGLELARQLATLTYRAEAGLEALQPRPQAWSSRALYPVESYLEYQGAKLEVRFDARAYLALLGAMDHHDLTRVPTPNGGPGVDRIRASTLTIGIGRDALFPPEHMKNLSRRLRAQGLHAEYAALCSVHGHDGFLIEWDALAPLLVRALALPPGVGRDARISSTAGVRARKTS; this is translated from the coding sequence ATGCGACCCGTGAGGCCTGGCCAGGAAATCCCCCCGCGCGCGGAGACCCCGCGCGTCTTCGACATATCGCTGCCGGACCTGCCGCTGGAGGCCGGCGCCCGCGTGGCGCCCCACCTCGTGCGCGGCTGGTGGTGGGGGCCTCCGGAGGACCTCGCGTGGTTGCAGTCCAGAGCCCGCGTGCATTCCGAGGAAGCGGCTCGCGAAGGCCGGCTGCGCGTGGTGCGGAGGACCGCCTCCGAGCTGCGCGACACCGCCACCGACGCGCGCCGCACCGGTCCCCGCCGCACGCCGGTTCCGGTGCCCACCGTGCTGCTGGTGCACGCGCTCACCGGGGACATGAACGCCGGAGGAGAAGGCGGCTGGTGGGCCCCCGTCATCGGGCCTGGCCGGCCGCTGGACCCATCGCGCGTGCGGCTGTTGTGCTTCAACAACCTGGGCTCCTGCTACGGCACCTCCGGCCCTGCGGACGAGGGCTTCCCGCAGCGCACCGACGACACGCGCTTCGGCCCGGCGCCGGTGCTGACCAAGGGCGACCTGCGCCTGGATGAACGGAGCCTGCCCGCGACCATCACGCCGTGGGACCAGGCGCGCTCCATCCTCGCGGCGCTGGACGCGCTGGGCGTGGACGAGGTGGCGCTCGTCACCGGCGGTTCGCTGGGCGGCATGGTGGTGCTGTGCCTTGCGGCGCTGGCACCGGAGCGCTTCCAACGCATGGTGCCCATCGCGACGGCGGAGGCCGCGTCCGCGTGGGTGGTGGGCTGGAACCACGTGGCCCGGCAGGCCGTGCTGCTGGACCCCGAGTACCCCGAATCCCCCCGGCGCGGCCTGGAGCTGGCGCGGCAGCTGGCGACGCTCACCTATCGCGCGGAGGCCGGACTGGAGGCGCTCCAGCCCCGTCCGCAGGCGTGGTCGTCACGCGCGTTGTACCCGGTGGAGAGCTACCTGGAGTACCAGGGTGCGAAGCTGGAAGTGCGCTTCGACGCGCGAGCGTACCTGGCGCTCCTGGGCGCCATGGATCATCACGACCTCACGCGCGTGCCCACGCCAAACGGTGGGCCCGGCGTGGACCGCATCCGCGCGAGCACGCTCACCATCGGCATCGGCCGGGACGCGCTCTTTCCGCCCGAGCACATGAAGAACCTGTCCCGCCGCCTGCGCGCGCAGGGACTGCATGCCGAATACGCGGCCCTGTGCAGCGTGCACGGCCACGACGGCTTCCTCATCGAATGGGACGCGCTCGCGCCCCTGCTGGTCCGCGCGCTGGCCCTGCCTCCGGGCGTGGGCCGCGACGCCCGCATTTCATCCACTGCCGGCGTCCGCGCCCGGAAGACTTCATGA
- a CDS encoding amino acid kinase family protein, with the protein MTAPVSITRYAPFLLDTALGLASVATHLSRRDAGNTRAAIVSSPPWLAAGLESALSIALKGNSTLARQELDGLLARGLLMLEEAERRLGAPPGSTSVEADGTRTLASLLEPARRALDGASLVRERRPALEDVVRGTGERLTAALLAKLLGARGVPSLEVDAADWTVTEGEPGQARVNREHTRARVATLRPSWEGRLTLHAGGRGTAVDGRSTTLGVEGADETAAVLSVLLGTPLTLWTDVPGVMTADPLHVADARPVPHLSYTEALELVYLGLPTLHPRALSTLRDADIPLRVRHLQQPDEPGTLIDVRGAGNGTVPTCVVSLEDLALLGLEGGTEEAARPVGPRALQALDAAGIDAWMAAQSSPGRSVAVVLRRAHAARAEEVLRRELAPELERGALQPPQVRAPVTQVALVAEAMGQGANVAGRLFQPLGALGINVRAIAQTASARSISFIVDGAETALTVRTVHAAFHFSHEEVSLLVLGHGVVGSQLLEQLRTLQETLAQEHGIQLNLVGLADSRRVLFSPEGIPLKQWRERIEAVPEGASPPVVRALLEPLRRLPVPVLVDCTAASGMEELYLEAFRSGIHVVAANKKPLTQPLEVWERLRSTAHLNHRAYHYETTVGAGLPVIQTLKDLVRTGDRVHGVEGSFSGTLGYLSQQLMDGVPLSKAVRTAREKGFTEPHPREDLAGTDAARKALILAREQGLNLSMEDVEVEPFVPREYLEEADVERFLSGLEKLDRTFTSRIEGLRAEGKVLRYLARIDPAAKDGPVLRVGPVAVPKEHPATRLRGSEAFVAFSTERYADYPLLVQGAGAGGPVTAAGVLADILKIAQNLRGR; encoded by the coding sequence ATGACCGCCCCTGTGAGCATCACCCGTTACGCCCCCTTCCTGCTCGACACCGCCCTGGGACTCGCATCCGTGGCCACGCACCTGTCGCGCCGCGACGCGGGCAACACGCGCGCAGCCATCGTGTCCTCACCACCCTGGCTCGCGGCGGGGCTGGAGTCCGCGCTGTCCATCGCGTTGAAGGGCAACTCCACGCTGGCCCGGCAGGAACTGGACGGCCTGCTCGCGCGCGGCCTGTTGATGCTGGAGGAGGCCGAGCGCCGGTTGGGTGCGCCCCCGGGCTCCACGTCGGTGGAGGCGGACGGCACGCGCACGCTCGCGTCCCTGCTGGAGCCCGCACGCCGCGCGCTGGATGGCGCAAGTCTGGTGCGCGAACGGCGGCCCGCGCTGGAGGACGTGGTGCGTGGCACCGGCGAGCGGCTGACGGCGGCGCTGCTGGCGAAGTTGCTCGGTGCGCGCGGCGTGCCGTCGCTCGAGGTGGACGCGGCGGACTGGACGGTGACGGAGGGTGAGCCTGGGCAGGCACGAGTGAACCGCGAGCACACTCGCGCCCGGGTGGCCACGCTGCGGCCTTCGTGGGAGGGGCGGCTGACGTTGCACGCGGGTGGCCGGGGGACGGCGGTGGATGGCCGATCCACGACGCTGGGCGTGGAGGGCGCGGACGAGACGGCGGCCGTGCTGTCCGTGCTGCTGGGCACGCCGCTGACGCTGTGGACGGACGTGCCCGGCGTGATGACGGCGGATCCACTGCACGTGGCGGATGCGCGGCCAGTGCCGCACCTGAGCTACACGGAGGCGCTGGAGCTGGTGTACCTGGGCCTGCCCACACTGCACCCGCGCGCGCTGTCCACGCTGCGCGATGCGGACATCCCGCTGCGCGTGCGCCACCTGCAACAGCCTGACGAACCCGGCACGCTCATCGACGTGCGCGGCGCGGGCAACGGCACCGTGCCTACGTGCGTGGTGTCCCTGGAGGACCTGGCGCTGCTGGGCCTGGAGGGAGGCACGGAGGAAGCGGCGCGGCCTGTGGGGCCTCGCGCGTTGCAGGCGCTGGATGCCGCGGGCATCGACGCGTGGATGGCGGCGCAGTCGTCGCCGGGGCGCTCGGTGGCGGTGGTGCTGCGACGGGCGCACGCGGCCCGCGCGGAGGAGGTGCTGCGACGGGAGCTGGCACCGGAGCTGGAACGCGGAGCCTTGCAGCCGCCGCAGGTGCGCGCGCCGGTGACGCAGGTGGCGCTGGTGGCGGAGGCCATGGGTCAGGGCGCCAACGTGGCGGGACGGCTGTTCCAACCGTTGGGGGCGCTGGGCATCAACGTGCGCGCCATCGCGCAGACGGCGAGCGCCCGCTCCATCTCGTTCATCGTGGATGGGGCGGAGACGGCGCTGACGGTGCGTACGGTGCACGCGGCCTTCCACTTCTCGCATGAAGAGGTGAGCCTGCTGGTGCTGGGCCATGGCGTGGTGGGCAGCCAGCTGCTGGAGCAGCTGCGCACGTTGCAGGAGACGCTGGCGCAGGAGCACGGCATCCAGCTCAATCTGGTAGGGCTCGCGGACAGCCGGCGGGTGCTCTTCTCGCCGGAGGGCATCCCGCTGAAGCAGTGGCGCGAGCGCATCGAAGCCGTGCCCGAAGGCGCGTCACCGCCCGTGGTGCGCGCCCTGCTGGAGCCGCTGCGCAGATTGCCCGTGCCGGTGCTGGTGGACTGCACGGCGGCATCGGGCATGGAGGAGCTGTACCTGGAGGCGTTCCGCAGCGGCATCCACGTGGTGGCGGCGAACAAGAAGCCGCTGACGCAGCCGCTCGAGGTCTGGGAGCGGCTGCGGAGCACGGCGCACCTGAACCACCGCGCGTACCACTACGAGACGACGGTGGGCGCGGGACTCCCGGTCATCCAGACGCTGAAGGACCTGGTGCGCACGGGGGACCGGGTGCACGGCGTGGAGGGTTCGTTCTCCGGGACGCTCGGCTACTTGAGCCAGCAGCTGATGGATGGGGTGCCGCTGTCGAAGGCAGTGCGCACGGCGCGCGAGAAGGGCTTCACGGAGCCGCACCCTCGCGAGGACCTGGCGGGCACGGATGCCGCGCGCAAGGCGCTCATCCTCGCGCGTGAGCAGGGCTTGAACCTGTCGATGGAGGACGTGGAGGTGGAGCCGTTCGTCCCGCGCGAGTACCTGGAGGAGGCGGACGTGGAGCGCTTCCTCTCGGGGCTGGAGAAGCTGGACCGGACGTTCACCTCGCGCATCGAGGGACTGCGCGCGGAGGGCAAGGTGCTGCGCTACCTGGCGCGCATCGACCCGGCGGCGAAGGACGGGCCCGTGTTGCGGGTGGGCCCGGTGGCGGTGCCGAAGGAGCATCCGGCGACACGGCTGCGCGGCTCGGAGGCGTTCGTGGCCTTCTCCACGGAGCGCTACGCGGACTACCCGCTGCTGGTCCAGGGCGCGGGTGCAGGCGGCCCTGTCACGGCGGCGGGCGTCCTCGCGGACATCCTGAAGATCGCCCAGAACCTGCGGGGGCGGTGA
- a CDS encoding transglycosylase SLT domain-containing protein has product MAIAPTSARAASFRVPSQDFASRPDAVSGGRVQGGSCQKPGSNLASQFQQDGFSAGPAKGAQWKQFAEGLEDVVKQLQQLVQLLQTQMGGAAASADGAAGVQAPSGVSSTGGAPSVDGASSTGGALGAGDSFQTGAAQSSGATQSASPAGDVPKGEVGDWIKQAMDILKANGVPVEKMNPQDIAKIIQHESSGDPNAINLWDQNAKDGHPSIGLMQTIQPTFDAYKVPGHDNIRNPVDNIVAAVRYSVDRYGSVSNTPGIQAMNGGSGYVGY; this is encoded by the coding sequence ATGGCCATCGCGCCCACCTCCGCCCGCGCCGCTTCCTTCCGCGTCCCCTCGCAGGACTTCGCTTCCCGTCCGGATGCCGTGTCCGGCGGCCGCGTGCAGGGCGGCTCCTGCCAGAAGCCGGGTTCGAACCTGGCGTCCCAGTTCCAGCAGGATGGCTTCAGCGCGGGCCCCGCGAAGGGCGCGCAGTGGAAGCAGTTCGCGGAGGGGCTCGAGGACGTGGTGAAGCAGCTGCAGCAGCTCGTCCAGCTGCTCCAGACCCAGATGGGTGGCGCCGCTGCCTCCGCGGACGGCGCGGCCGGAGTCCAGGCCCCGTCGGGCGTGTCCAGCACGGGTGGCGCTCCCAGCGTCGACGGTGCGTCCAGCACGGGCGGTGCGCTTGGCGCGGGTGACTCGTTCCAGACCGGAGCCGCTCAGTCGTCCGGCGCCACTCAGTCGGCCAGCCCCGCGGGCGACGTCCCGAAGGGCGAAGTGGGCGATTGGATCAAGCAGGCCATGGACATCCTCAAGGCCAACGGCGTCCCGGTGGAGAAGATGAACCCGCAGGACATCGCGAAGATCATCCAGCACGAGTCCAGCGGCGACCCGAACGCCATCAACCTCTGGGACCAGAACGCCAAGGACGGCCACCCCTCCATCGGCCTGATGCAGACCATCCAGCCGACGTTCGACGCGTACAAGGTCCCGGGCCACGACAACATCCGCAACCCGGTGGACAACATCGTCGCGGCCGTTCGCTACTCGGTGGACCGCTACGGCTCCGTGTCGAACACGCCGGGCATCCAGGCGATGAATGGCGGCAGCGGCTACGTGGGCTACTGA
- a CDS encoding DUF6289 family protein, which translates to MRHLLTGLMCAGTLLLAACGGGDPAEDAAATDVGTAEQAILPQCRVGQNTRIFFYSDAAKTNQVGQRVCSCSGTVTTTGTVTSIWSLSAVPCNP; encoded by the coding sequence ATGCGACATCTTCTGACGGGCCTGATGTGCGCGGGAACCCTGCTGTTGGCCGCATGTGGTGGCGGTGACCCGGCGGAGGACGCCGCCGCGACGGACGTCGGGACGGCCGAACAGGCCATCCTCCCGCAGTGCCGCGTGGGCCAGAACACGCGCATCTTCTTCTACAGCGACGCCGCGAAGACGAATCAGGTGGGCCAGCGCGTCTGTTCCTGCTCCGGCACCGTCACCACGACTGGCACGGTGACCTCCATCTGGAGTCTCTCCGCGGTGCCCTGCAATCCCTAG
- a CDS encoding potassium channel family protein — translation MKSPAARLMMDLRYLRALSRRFRSTLLLAAVIFGVGPALYHWRYVGPGGDRISYGEALHHVYFLLFGQPSLPYVSDWFVETLNILIPPVSIALVVDGVVRFAYLFFARHKNDKEWVTVVSETMKGHVVVCGAGRVGYRVVTQLREMGKDVVVVEKREDATFVSALRDENIPLLIDDTRSPLCLPRTHVKKASAIVCATDDDLANLNIALDARRLNPGIRVVIRLFDDDLGAKVRDTFKAEALSSSSLAAPAMALAALDPRLVHSFRIGKHLMVVSLFVVRDGLPGMNISQVRDRFGGLALSLIRGEEETLHPNGDVVLQVGDQITVQASYPEYCTLRAFTGEADAPAYADHDNFLMPGYRPTG, via the coding sequence ATGAAGAGCCCTGCCGCGCGCCTGATGATGGACCTGCGGTACCTGCGCGCGCTGTCGCGGAGGTTCCGCAGCACGTTGCTGCTCGCGGCGGTCATCTTCGGGGTGGGGCCGGCGCTGTACCACTGGCGCTACGTGGGGCCGGGCGGGGACCGCATCTCCTACGGAGAGGCGCTGCACCACGTCTACTTCCTGCTCTTCGGCCAGCCGTCGCTGCCCTACGTGAGCGACTGGTTCGTGGAGACGCTCAACATCCTCATCCCGCCGGTCAGCATCGCGCTGGTGGTGGATGGCGTGGTGCGCTTCGCGTACCTCTTCTTCGCGCGGCACAAGAACGACAAGGAGTGGGTCACCGTGGTGTCCGAAACGATGAAGGGCCACGTCGTCGTGTGCGGCGCGGGACGCGTGGGCTACCGCGTGGTGACGCAGCTGCGGGAGATGGGCAAGGACGTCGTCGTGGTGGAGAAGCGCGAGGACGCGACGTTCGTGTCCGCGCTGCGCGACGAGAACATCCCGCTGCTCATCGACGACACGCGCAGTCCGCTGTGCCTGCCGCGCACGCACGTGAAGAAGGCGTCCGCCATCGTCTGCGCCACGGACGACGACCTGGCGAACCTGAACATCGCGTTGGACGCGCGGCGGTTGAACCCCGGCATCCGCGTGGTCATCCGCCTGTTCGACGACGACCTGGGCGCGAAGGTGCGCGACACGTTCAAGGCGGAGGCCCTGTCGAGCTCCTCGCTGGCCGCGCCCGCCATGGCGCTGGCGGCGTTGGATCCGCGGCTCGTCCACTCGTTCCGCATCGGCAAGCACCTGATGGTGGTGTCGCTGTTCGTGGTGCGGGACGGACTACCGGGGATGAACATCTCCCAGGTGCGCGACCGCTTCGGCGGGCTGGCCCTGTCGCTCATCCGGGGTGAGGAGGAGACGCTGCACCCGAACGGTGACGTGGTCCTCCAGGTGGGGGATCAGATCACCGTCCAGGCGTCGTATCCGGAGTACTGCACCCTGCGCGCCTTCACCGGTGAGGCGGACGCGCCGGCGTACGCGGACCACGACAACTTCCTCATGCCGGGCTACCGCCCCACGGGGTAA